In one Nicotiana sylvestris chromosome 8, ASM39365v2, whole genome shotgun sequence genomic region, the following are encoded:
- the LOC138874630 gene encoding uncharacterized protein, protein MHNLTQGTMIIADYFSKLRDLWNVFDALMPCPGCLCLESKQYSQHFEAQRLLQFLTGLNDSYAQSKSQIMTMTPVPTINKAYSLLVDQENQRNLVSMAQVTQLAEDLESTALYGNKGPNATSGGYRQKKNNVQCEYCHYKGNTKENCFKLIDYPPDFKSKKKGSAPGLYANFASNPKFAVEEEYISCANQLNLGSHHQKGFILANPVTP, encoded by the coding sequence ATGCATAATTTGACTCAAGGAACCATGATTATAGCAGACTACTTCTCAAAACTGAGAGATTTATGGAATGTTTTTGATGCTCTAATGCCTTGCCCAGGTTGTCTATGTCTTGAGTCAAAACAATATTCTCAGCACTTTGAGGCTCAAAGACTATTGCAGTTTCTTACTGGTTTGAATGACTCCTATGCACAGTCAAAAAGTCAAATTATGACGATGACTCCAGTGCCTACCATTAACAAGGCCTATTCACTACTTGTTGATCAAGAGAATCAAAGAAATCTGGTAAGCATGGCTCAGGTTACACAGCTTGCAGAAGATCTAGAGAGCACTGCTCTGTATGGCAATAAAGGTCCAAATGCCACAAGTGGAGGTTATAGACAGAAAAAGAATAATGTTCAGTGTGAATATTGTCATTACAAAGGGAATACAAAAGAAAATTGTTTCAAGCTGATAGACTATCCACCAGATTTCAAGTCTAAGAAGAAAGGAAGTGCACCTGGACTATATGCTAATTTTGCAAGTAATCCAAAATTTGCAGTAGAGGAAGAGTACATCAGTTGTGCAAATCAGTTGAACCTTGGGTCTCATCATCAAAAGGGATTCATTTTAGCCAATCCTGTGACACCATAA